The DNA segment GAAGATGGGCTTCTGGTTTGATCAGGCCTTTGGTCAGCTCTGGCCAGTCACTTTTGTTggtggaggcagggcagggctgacACCAGCCTTGGTTAAACCACAGGTCCCAGACACACACCATTATCCACAGAAGTCGGTCCCTCTTAGACCCCTTCTCAAAACACACAACTCAGCCCATGGGAAATTAGTGGCCTTGGCTTTGGAAGGCAGGCAGTAGACTGAGTAAGAACATGAACTCCAGAGTCCAAGACCCTGGGTTCCAATCCAGCCTGTGGCCATGGACAAGGAATTTTGCCCCTTTAAGCTTTGtgttccttatctgaaaaatggaggtTAAAAACAAGCTGGAAAATTAAGTCCTCCCTTCCTAAGGCTGGTAACAGGGCTCAAGGAAGGTGATGAATGAAAGCGAACTTCGCGCAGCGCTTGCCAATCCGAAAGCCAGTTGAGAGCGCGTTAGCCTTGACTCTGGGGAGGACTGGGTGCTCTGATAGTTTTTAACTGGTAGAAACTTTGTGCAGACTTGGGCCCTCACAACAGCACTGTGAATGCAGCAGCTCAGTGGGCAGAATGAGGTATGGCCCGCTGCCAGGAGTCCAGCCCAagtcagggaggggtggggagcaggggatgACTTCCTTGGTGGGACTctgggagcctggctggcccCAGTCCATGGAGTGCTGAGCTTGGAAAACTTTCCTAACCCATGGTTCTTTACCCctttgatcaaaataaaaatctcttggggcgcctgggtggcacagcggttaaagcgtctgccttcggctcagggcgtgatcccggcgttatgggatcgaagccccacatcaggctcctccactatgagcctgcttcttcctctcccactccccctgcttgtgttccctctctcgctggctgtctctatctctgtcgaataaacaaacaaacaaacaaacaaaaaaaccaaaacaaaatattaaaaaaaaaaaaaatctcttggggcacctggctggctcagttggaagagcatgcaactcttgatcttcggGTCATGAGTTCGAATCCCACGCTGGAGGTAgagatcactaaaaaaaaattaaacttaaaaaacaaagtgatttaaaagtttttttggaATGAAAatctctgggggtgcctgggtggctcagtcggtgaagcgtctgccttcagctcaggtcgtgatcccagggtcctgggatagagctcagggaggagcctgcttctccctctccctctgccactccacctgcttgtgctcgctctgtcacataaatgagtggaatcttaaaaataaataagtaaataaataaaacaaaaaaataaaaatctcccaaccTCCTTAACTTCCGAAAActtaaaactgtaagaaaaagcaaatagaagtcaagaggtacaaacttccaattacaaataaacaaatcacgGGGATATAAGGTAAAGCACGAGGAGTACGGACAACGGTATTGTATTAACCTTGTGTGGTGACAGATACTGACTCGACTTACTATTCTGACCTTCTCAGAACGTATGTAAATGTCGAATCGCCATGTTATACACCTGAATCTCCTATCAtcttgtatgtcaattatacttcaataaaaaaaaataataaaagtaaaagaaaaacaaagtccagGGCAATTTTAAAACAGGCCTTTCCAAAATTGGAAAACAGTCCCTATCCTCAGTGAGCTCTGCCGCCCCCTCCTTTCCTTGGAAAATTGATGGTGTGGCGTTCACTAGACCACATGTCagcgtgtgaccttgggcaagtcagctAGTCTCTTGTCTCAGTTTTTgtcaggagaaaaatgaaaaccctaaGGCCCACTTCACAGGGGAAAGACTGAAATAAGGTGGTGAAAGCAAAAGGCCAAAGATTTCATCGGCCTTGCAAATGCTCGAtgttcctcctcccctccagatgttcctcctcccctccaagcCGGACTCAGCCCTCCGCTGCTGTCCGCAGGTGGTCGTAGCACACAGAGCCTGTGctgacagccccccacccccatcccaggaaAATGAAAGCCCCTGGCCTCCTGTGGGGGGGTTTCCCTTGTGTAACAGCCCCTACTCttaaggggagagggaggcttGAAGAGGAGACAGGAGCGTGTGGACGCTTGGCTGTGTAGCGGGAGGGGGActgagtgtgtgtgcacctgtgtctGTGGTCCTGGGCAGAGGCGGCTGTACCCCGTCTGTCTCCTCCCCCCTCAGCTATGACCGAAGCACCTTGGTGGCCATCGTGGTGGGCGTGGGGCGCCTCATCACCGGCATGGACCGGGGCCTCATGGGCATGTGCGTCAACGAGCGGCGACGCCTCATCGTGCCCCCCCACCTGGGCTACGGCAGCATCGGTGTGGGTGAGAAGGGCTGGGGCCCAGGCGTGGGGATGGAGGGGACCCGGAGGCAGATTCGAGGACCCCAGGGccagaaaactgaagcttagggtgggagagggacttgcccacggtcacaccCCATGCGCAGCGTGAGTCGCGGCAGGTCTGGGActgcagagggaggaaaggaaatgacaGGGCCCTGGATAGAATCCCAGCTTTATCACGTAAGGCTAGAGGGagtcctggggccctggggactGGCATGCTGAGGGGTCCGGAGGCTGCGCCAAACATGAGCTGTGGCTGCCNgataggggtgggggagggggtggccgaGCGGGACATTCAGTGTCCATTTAACCCGCCACGCTGGGGCTGCAGCAAATATGGCAGCAGCTTTGACATCACGTAAGGCTAGAGGGagtcctggggccctggggactGGCATGCTGAGGGGTCCGGAGGCTGCGCCAAACATGAGCTGTGGCTGCCGGACTCTCACAGCGGGGCTCATTCCACCGGATGCCACCCTCTACTTCGATGTGGTCCTGCTGGATGTGTGGAACAAGGCAGATACCGTGCAGGTGAGCACCTTGCTGCACCCAGCCCACTGCCTCCGCACGGTCCAGGACAGCGACTTTGTCCGCTACCACTACAACGGCACACTGCTGGACGGCACCGCCTTTGACACCAGGTAAGGGCTGAAGGGagtcctggggccctgggggctgtGTAGGATGGGGATGGTGTCAAGTGCCCATCCTGCCTCTCCCATCTCCGGCAGCATCACCTCTACCTCATTCTCTGCAGCTATAGTAGGGGCGGCACTTATGACACCTACGTCGGCTCCGGCTGGCTGATCAAGGGCATGGATCAGGGGCTGCTGGGCATGTGtcctggagagagaaggaagatcaTCATCCCTCCGTTCCTGGCCTATGGCGAGAAAGGCTATGGTGAGGGCAGACAGGGACTCGGGGATTCCCCTAGAAAAGGGCTGCCACATACAGTTGTTCAGGTTGTGTACCGCACAAGGGTGCTCAGTCAAGGAGTCGAATAGAGTTGAAATCTATCTTGGTGGTGATCTCACTAAGAAAGGGTGCTTTATTCTGTTTCACACATGTATTCAGTATGGGCTGGTGATGGCCCTGGGGAAGATCCAGCTCATGCCTCACAGGGGGAGCAAGAAACAGGGCTGCTGAGGGTAAGGAAGGGTCTCTGGAGAGCAGAATTAGCATCTTTTTTGCAGGGTGCTCACATGGGCCTTCCTGAGTGGAGAAGGAGCCCTGGTTTGCTCTCCACTTGTATGGTTCAAGCCTATCCCTTCCCCAGGTACTGTGATCCCCCCGCAGGCCTCCCTGGTCTTCCACGTGCTCCTGATTGACGTCCACAACCCCAAGGACACCGTCCAGCTGGAGACGCTGGAGCTTCCTCCTGGCTGCGTCCGGAGAGCGGTGGCTGGAGACTTCATGCGCTACCACTACAACGGCTCGCTGATGGATGGCACCCTCTTTGATTCCAGGTCCGGGACAGGGAGGGACATGGGCTCATTGGGAGGGAGGTGGAAGAGGCTGAGGCAGGATCTGGGGTCGCCCTAGGCAGCAGCCGGGGGGGTGGCTCTGAGCTGCCGGGAAGGGCCGGGAGGGCCCCCTTTGACTCCCTTGCTGGCCCTCCCTGCCTTGTCTTACAGCTACTCCCGCAACCACACCTACAACACCTATGTGGGGCAGGGTTACATCATCCCCGGGATGGACCAGGGGCTGCAGGGCGCCTGCATGGGGGAGCGCCGGAGGATCACCATCCCCCCCCACCTGGCCTATGGGGAGAACGGGACTGGTAGGCGTGTCCCCTGTGCTCCTAGTCACCacagcagcccctctgcccctctcatcATGAAAAccatcacccacccacctgccacaCAGACTCCGTCCTTTCCTCCAGGGGCAGCCCTCCAACTTTTCCCTTCCATACTGGAGAAGGGCAGCTGACTCCTGAGTTTGGGGAGGCGGGGTGGTTATGGAAGAACAGAAACAGTGTAGCCCTAGGAAGCAAAGAGACCTGGACTTGAGCCCCAGCTTTGCTggaagcctcagtgtcctcagctgtaaaatgggactaatcaCATTGACCAGCAGGGTAAGTTACTGGGAGGTTGCAAGATGATATGTGTAAAGGGCTTTCTCACTGGGatggccctcccctcccctgccccgcaCCCCACAAGAGGGTATTAGAAGAATTGACCCTGGGGACAAACACCCTGTCCCATCCTGGCTTGAAAACACAGGGTGGGGGAGGTCTAGGGGCCTCTGTGGAGGCCCGAGCAGCCCCTCCTGGATTCCAAGCCGATCCACTCCCCGTTCTGGCCCCAGGAGACAAGATCCCTGGCTCCGCTGTGCTGATCTTTGACGTCCACGTCATTGACTTCCACAACCCTGGAGATCCGGTGGAAATCAAGGTTCTGTCCCCGCCCCCGGAGACCTGCAATGAGACGGCCAAGCCCGGGGACTTCATTCGCTACCACTACAACTGCTCCCTTCTGGATGGCACTAAGCTCTTCTCCTCGTGGGTCCGGGGCAGGGCCAGggatgggcaggtgggtgggcCCAGGTGCAGGGGGGAGTCCTGACAGCTCCCTGACGGGAGCTTTGTCCATAAGTTCTCATCCAGCGAGCGTGGGGGAGCCGAGGAGCTGAGATTCTTGACTTGCGGGCGCAGGGAGGGTGAAGCCGGCCATCTAGGCGAGCCACGGCTCCGTTTGTGGAGGGGAAACCAAAGCAGGGGGAGATGAGCCCCCCAGGCCGCACTTCAGGGGCAGTGGCACCATGAGGAGCGGGTCCTATCTCTGAACTGTTGGGCCCGGCCCTCGGCTGTATGGGGCGGGCACCAGGAGGAGTGACTGGGAAACTGGGCCCGCCCCGGGGACAACGGGATGCCGACTGGCCTGGGACAAGGATGGGTGCTGACCTGGGGATCTGCTCTCCCCCCAGCCACGACTACAGCGACCCCCAGGAGGCTACTCTGGGGGCCAACAAGGTGATCGAAGGCCTGGACACGGGCCTGCAGGgcatgtgtgtgggggagagGCGGCAGCTCGTGGTGCCCCCCCACCTGGCACACGGAGAGAGCGGAGGTGAGGGCCGACTGGCCTTGCTGGATGGTGGGAGGAGTGAGGGAAGCCTTCCCAAGGGTTCTGCAAACATCCCATGTGACCAacatgggaaactgaggcctctgGGCTGGGGAGCACCCAGGGCAGGCTGGGAGTCGGGTCCAGACCTGGGCCTAATGGCGAcgccttccttctcttctcttctcgcTCCCTGCAGCCCGGGGTGTCCCTGGCAGTGCGGTGCTGCTCTTTGAAGTGGAGCTGGTGTCccgggaggaggggctgcccacAGGCTACCTGTTTGTGTGGCACGAGGACCCTCCTGTCAACCTGTTCGAAGGCCTGGACCTCAACAAGGATGGCGAGGTCCCCCCggaggaggtgggtgaggaagaaCCATTCCCACACTGTCACCCCAACAGGAGCCACCGTGCGTGGTGGCATCAAGCAACACAGTCCATCCGCTGTCCCCTCCGCACCTGTTTCTGCCCCTGTGCTGGGTCCCTGTGCCTTATAGGTCCCTTGTCCCCGCCTCTTCCTCATGCAGCCCATCCCCCCTATAGCTGGCCGCCCGCCGCCTGGGGCCCTTCCCCAGGCCACTCACAGCCCTCAGGTGAGACcctcactcccctctccccttggctcTCTTGGCTCCCAGTTCTCCACCTTCATCAAGGCTCAAGTCAGTGAGGGCAAAGGACGCCTCATGCCTGGGCAGGACCCGGAGAAAACCATAGCAGACATGTTCCAGAACCAGGACCGCAACCAGGATGGCAAGATCACTGTGGAGGAGCTGAAACTGAAGTCAGACGAAGACCAAGAGCGGGTCCATGAGGAGCTCTGAGGGCAGGGGCCCGGGCCGGGGCCCAAATGCAAAGGCCCACTTCTGGGAGGACAGTGGGCAGTGGGGCTGACCTTCTAAGAGTCACCCTCCCCTGTGCTGGCATGGTGTCTAGAAACATCTAAAACGTGGTCAGAGGAGACGACGGCCCCAGAGTAAAGTCCACAGCACAGACCtctattcagtttttctcttctgaCCCCAAACCCCTCCCTTACAAGTTTCGGAGTCACAAAGCCAAGCCGGCCATGCTGGCGCTTGCTGGCACCTCATCCATACCTCCCCCTCCATGTCATCAGACACTGAACAAGGCTGAGcttgtcatttctttatttcccctAACTTCCCTTTTTTCCATACTTTTCCTTGCTGTCCCCAgccaccaccccccccgcccACCATCCCTATTCCTGTGTCATGGAAGCTCCCCAGGGGCACGAACCAGGACTGACTGGACCCTCAGCCTTCCTCCCTCAGCTCTGGCTGGCTTCTCGGGAGGGCAGCGCCCCACCTGTCGCACACCCCTCCCGTGTCCCCACACCTATGCTGTCCACCCCTCCCTGTGGCCAGTAGGGGCTGAGGCAACCCTGGGGTGCTGCATTCAGGGCTGGGCTTGGCGTTGCCTTTCATCCCTGAAGAGAAGGCTGCTTTCTGTAAGGGACGGAGAAGAGGAAGAGTGTGAAGGGGGCGGGGGTGAGGATAACTACTTAAAGGGGTCTTACAGCTACAACAGAAGGCTCACCTGGGGGTCAGAGGGGGGTAGGCAGAGCTCTGCACACTCAAAAGGCTAAATTGGTGTCAGATCCCTTTCTCCTTTGTACCAAATAAACGACTAAACCAAAGGCCTCACGGTGTGCTCTTTCGGTGGGGGGGAAGTCTCTTAGACCCAAACACTGGGGAATAAAGGGGCACAAAGCAGGAGCTCAAGATACTGTGTCCCTGGATCTCTGCCTCCTGAGGCCTAAGGAGGGCCCTCCCCATGGAAAGGGAGCCCCCTGTCCGCTGGAGGGAAGATGGGGAGTG comes from the Ailuropoda melanoleuca isolate Jingjing chromosome 13, ASM200744v2, whole genome shotgun sequence genome and includes:
- the FKBP10 gene encoding peptidyl-prolyl cis-trans isomerase FKBP10 isoform X3, coding for MFRAVSPSHTFLGLPLLLLLQAVGRGLGRASPAGGPLEDVVIERYHIPKTCPREVQMGDFVRYHYNGTFEDGKKFDSRGGCTPSVSSPLSYDRSTLVAIVVGVGRLITGMDRGLMGMCVNERRRLIVPPHLGYGSIGVDTVQVSTLLHPAHCLRTVQDSDFVRYHYNGTLLDGTAFDTSYSRGGTYDTYVGSGWLIKGMDQGLLGMCPGERRKIIIPPFLAYGEKGYGTVIPPQASLVFHVLLIDVHNPKDTVQLETLELPPGCVRRAVAGDFMRYHYNGSLMDGTLFDSSYSRNHTYNTYVGQGYIIPGMDQGLQGACMGERRRITIPPHLAYGENGTGDKIPGSAVLIFDVHVIDFHNPGDPVEIKVLSPPPETCNETAKPGDFIRYHYNCSLLDGTKLFSSHDYSDPQEATLGANKVIEGLDTGLQGMCVGERRQLVVPPHLAHGESGARGVPGSAVLLFEVELVSREEGLPTGYLFVWHEDPPVNLFEGLDLNKDGEVPPEEFSTFIKAQVSEGKGRLMPGQDPEKTIADMFQNQDRNQDGKITVEELKLKSDEDQERVHEEL
- the FKBP10 gene encoding peptidyl-prolyl cis-trans isomerase FKBP10 isoform X2: MFRAVSPSHTFLGLPLLLLLQAVGRGLGRASPAGGPLEDVVIERYHIPKTCPREVQMGDFVRYHYNGTFEDGKKFDSSYDRSTLVAIVVGVGRLITGMDRGLMGMCVNERRRLIVPPHLGYGSIGVAGLIPPDATLYFDVVLLDVWNKADTVQVSTLLHPAHCLRTVQDSDFVRYHYNGTLLDGTAFDTSYSRGGTYDTYVGSGWLIKGMDQGLLGMCPGERRKIIIPPFLAYGEKGYGTVIPPQASLVFHVLLIDVHNPKDTVQLETLELPPGCVRRAVAGDFMRYHYNGSLMDGTLFDSSYSRNHTYNTYVGQGYIIPGMDQGLQGACMGERRRITIPPHLAYGENGTGDKIPGSAVLIFDVHVIDFHNPGDPVEIKVLSPPPETCNETAKPGDFIRYHYNCSLLDGTKLFSSHDYSDPQEATLGANKVIEGLDTGLQGMCVGERRQLVVPPHLAHGESGARGVPGSAVLLFEVELVSREEGLPTGYLFVWHEDPPVNLFEGLDLNKDGEVPPEEFSTFIKAQVSEGKGRLMPGQDPEKTIADMFQNQDRNQDGKITVEELKLKSDEDQERVHEEL
- the FKBP10 gene encoding peptidyl-prolyl cis-trans isomerase FKBP10 isoform X1, with amino-acid sequence MFRAVSPSHTFLGLPLLLLLQAVGRGLGRASPAGGPLEDVVIERYHIPKTCPREVQMGDFVRYHYNGTFEDGKKFDSRGGCTPSVSSPLSYDRSTLVAIVVGVGRLITGMDRGLMGMCVNERRRLIVPPHLGYGSIGVAGLIPPDATLYFDVVLLDVWNKADTVQVSTLLHPAHCLRTVQDSDFVRYHYNGTLLDGTAFDTSYSRGGTYDTYVGSGWLIKGMDQGLLGMCPGERRKIIIPPFLAYGEKGYGTVIPPQASLVFHVLLIDVHNPKDTVQLETLELPPGCVRRAVAGDFMRYHYNGSLMDGTLFDSSYSRNHTYNTYVGQGYIIPGMDQGLQGACMGERRRITIPPHLAYGENGTGDKIPGSAVLIFDVHVIDFHNPGDPVEIKVLSPPPETCNETAKPGDFIRYHYNCSLLDGTKLFSSHDYSDPQEATLGANKVIEGLDTGLQGMCVGERRQLVVPPHLAHGESGARGVPGSAVLLFEVELVSREEGLPTGYLFVWHEDPPVNLFEGLDLNKDGEVPPEEFSTFIKAQVSEGKGRLMPGQDPEKTIADMFQNQDRNQDGKITVEELKLKSDEDQERVHEEL